AATCGCCTAATCAATCATTTTGATTGTTcgcaatttctttttttttttttggggggggggggattgTGAATCGAAGTCTGTTTCTCCAACATTACTGATCTGTTTATTGCATGAAACTTCTAATTTTTGTGTAATTTATTTGCAATTCAACTGAATTTGCTAACGACCTAACATAATTGCATCCCTAATTTTCTCTTTCGCCAGGGATTGTGGAACTCTAAGGATGCTGAGCTCTTgagatttattaaaaaattgtaGTTATACATATTGATATACGTATAATCTGGAGCATTTGTGGTGTGGTAGAGGGGATTGATACAATGCGATTGTTTCCGATTTCTACGAGCTCAGATAGTTTACCCAGGGAGCAGAAAAACTCGAATATAAGTCTGGCGCCGCTTTACCTAAATGTTTATGATCTCACTCCTATAAACAACTACCTGTATTGGGTTGGATGTGGGGTTTTTCATTCCGGCATAGAAGGTATAATCAACCAAGCctcatttttttgttatttgctTAATGACTGTGCAGCTCATCATGTCTCTGTGTTTGCATTGGTCTACATACTTTGTAACGCGGTAATTCTCTAATTGGTTAATCTGCTATCAATAGGAAACAATGTTAACTTAGCCAAAACAGTAGCGGCATAGTTTTCCCATGGATTGGGACATTTATCCAAAGATTTATTCATCTCCTGTGAAAGCTAAGTGGTAATGATATGATACCTTGCGTTTCCTGTTTTAGTTGGGCACTGACAATAGAAAATGAACATTCACTGCTAGACTAGGTCAAATGcttgtattttatatttttaagtaaTTTTTGCTGATGTTAATTGATAGATACCGTCGCTCTATTCTTTACAACACCTTAAATATATGATAGGCTTATAGATGAAGCTTGTATCTAATGATTTGACCTGACTGCTAACTGAGAGTGTTCTCATGTTTTGGTTTTCCAATTGCATGTTAGGAGGTTCTGATTTCTAAAGGACTCCCTTTTAGGTTTTTAACTTTTTAgctttatgttgtgtgtttggAGATATATCAGCAGAATTTACTTAAACTCATTCTATATAGGCCACAGTAGGCTTGATTTCATTGCAATAGAAGAACAAAATATATTCCAGATTAAATGAGCATTGTTTGATATGATCAAAGCAGTTTCGCTTGCTGCAAGTACGCGTCAAGATAATGTTTCTATCTGGTGGTAATGCATCTGATAGAATATGGTTCAAGCTTTATCTGCATGTATTTTGTTATCATTATTCATGAAGAGAAGTGAGCCGGCATTGTGCAATAGGATAGGATTCTTCACAACCTTGGAAATTCCAACAATTTGTATGCCAAAGCATCCTaattactccccccgtcccccAATATGTGTCCCACTTTGACCctgcatgagttttaagaaatgtaaaagaaagtgggttgaaaaagttaatggtatgtgggtcctacttttgtatattagttttataataaaatgtgagtgaaattgagttagtggaatgtgaggtccattactAAAATGAGTAAAAGTGAAGTGGGACAATTAATAAGAGacgaaccaaaatgaaaaactggGACACataatgggggacggagggagtagttgaaAATGTCACTTCAACTCCTAGACTTACTATTATCTCCTATCTTATCTCCAGTGGCTAGTGACCATGAATAGATTTGAATTCTAAGCGGCGTTTCCTGTCTCCTGGACCTTTGTGTTGATAAATAACAACGAAAGTTCTCTGGTATCAGTGCGGTTTACTAGAGAAGGCATGAGCCATGGCATGAGGGGAGTTTAAATATAATTTCAGAAAGCAGAGTTTATCTGTAAACTTTCCACATGTGCACTGCATTGTAGTTACGAAGATGAGATAGTAGGCTATAGGAGTGAACAAAGACATGGTAATTTTTTGTGCTTTACCTATGCAGTATGCACTAAAGAATTTCAGCTTCTTGTTCTGTAAATTGAAAGAAAGCTCTGTGTCCTTCTTAGAACCTTAAGATAAGACACCCATTTTACTTGCATTTCTTCCAACTTTCTCCTTATTATTAGAATGACATGAAATTGAAACAAAGGCAGTATGATATTTAATCATCCACGATTCTTGTTTGTACCCTCAAAAACATATAAGCCATGAATTATTTCCTTTAATGTGATTTAAGATAGTTGCTTCATCATCAGGGTGGGATAATTAGTTCACTTGTTTCATTTAGAGTGAATTAGATACAAATAGGTCAATGTATTATCAGTATTATAAAAccttttaaaattcaaattcatgCCTGATCAGGTATTATTTAACTTTCGATGAAAGGGAAGGATTTTGTACTTTGAATGAACAACATGTTTTATGAGATAGAGACTTCAAATCCATTAATCTTCATCCTCATGAATTCCTTTATTTTTATCAGAGAACATGTCCAAGTCAATATTTGCTTCCCTCTTAATATCTTAGTTATCTTATGGCTTGGTTTATGAAAGCATAAAATGGAATGTGGATTGTGTCGTCAAAGATCTATTGACATCCGCATTTACCCGTTGTTCAAGGGTTACATGGCCAAAAATATTTCTAATTATCTTAGCCTACTACATACGTAGTCAATAGCAAGTAAGGGTTGATCCGCACAAGGATCAAAGTATAATCTCTTTCTCTGGTAATCAGACCATATAAAGGAATGACACTCGGTAAGACATGCAAAAGAACTACATGGGAAAGCAATAATGGTGGTTTCATTATACGCTCAAACTATTCACTAATCATCTAAGTGATCCTTACCTCTACAGTCTACTCTCTATGTTTAACAGtgttaataaaataagagtataATCTTTCAATTAGCTAATTAAATTGCAACATCAATAATTTAACCAATCAACCAACTGAATAAAtcttgtttccttttttttcgtATGTATACAAAGAGTTCATAATAACCAGGAGTCATATATGACATAGGCAAAATAATAGAATAGGGCCGTAAGAGGTTATCTTGAATGAATTTAGCGCTCATGCCAATGATAATACTGTCcgcctttttttattttgaactgGATGGGACATGTCATTTGTATGACTTCTTGAACTGTtagttttgtcatttttatgTGATATTCTCTTAGATAATTTCTCTTCCGGATGTAATTAATTGCCTTCAGTtatattttttctcaattttataaaatagcaCATGGCCTGGAATATGGATTTGGAGCTCATGAGTACCCAACAAGTGGAGTGTTTGAGGTTGAACCCAGAGGTTGCCCTGGTTTTCTCTTTAGACGTGCAATCCATGTGGGAAGCACTGACATGTCTCGTTCAGAATTTAGGTCATTTATGGAACATCTCTCCAATGACTATCATGGTGATACATACAATCTAATTTCTAAGAATTGCAATCATTTCACTGATGAAGTTTGTCAGCGAATCACTGGAAAATCTATACCTGGGTGGGTTAATCGATTGGCGCGAATGGGTAAGAGTTAAATACGATTGCATGTAATAAGCTTTTGATCTTAAGCAACCCAATTAAGTTTCTTTTAAGCCAAACACCTTTATATTTTACTTTCAAATGCTGTATACACCTCTCCTGCGTCCCTCTCTTACATCATATTGTCTAATTTCAGGCTCTTTCTGCAACTGTCTGCTGCCAGAAAGTATCCAGGCTACTCAAGTGGCAAATCTTCCTGATGTTGAAATGtgttcaggcaagttttataaGATTCCACTAGATGATATAAATAAGCTTTATCACGCAGTTCATCATTTATTGGTAATGAGATTCAAATGTCTGAAAATCCTGGGCTACTCCCATTCTGCgggaatgaaaataaataaacagcATTAGTAATTACTCCATTAATTAGGATATATAGACAAATCCTGCATCTCCAGCTCGTTATTAATCATGATTAATCATGAAACACTAACACCAGACTATATCTGATTTCTTGAATTATATCTGTTGTTCAAGCATTCATTAAAGAAATGTTACTTTTCATATCTTTGATAGCTTCTAAATCCTTTCTCGAATTAGTGATGAACAACCTAGCTAAAAGGTAGTCGTTTTTAGGCATGTATATTATAT
This DNA window, taken from Salvia splendens isolate huo1 chromosome 18, SspV2, whole genome shotgun sequence, encodes the following:
- the LOC121776210 gene encoding deSI-like protein At4g17486; protein product: MRLFPISTSSDSLPREQKNSNISLAPLYLNVYDLTPINNYLYWVGCGVFHSGIEAHGLEYGFGAHEYPTSGVFEVEPRGCPGFLFRRAIHVGSTDMSRSEFRSFMEHLSNDYHGDTYNLISKNCNHFTDEVCQRITGKSIPGWVNRLARMGSFCNCLLPESIQATQVANLPDVEMCSEDGGDNGATGDSEEEEIDHHLLTTANSEIAFLKDKPVRLAKDIL